Proteins from a genomic interval of Gadus macrocephalus chromosome 2, ASM3116895v1:
- the pdap1b gene encoding pdgfa associated protein 1b: MPKGGAKKGGHKGRMRTYTSPEEIDAQMKEEKERKETETESGGACAQPDGVEEQLPGSGSEDSDDDEGSQKKRGGVEGMIEIENPNRIVQKSKKVTQIEMDEPKTLSRREREELEKQKAKERYMKMHLAGKTDQAKADLARLAIVRKQREDAAKKKEEEKKRAAAGKAAK; the protein is encoded by the exons ATGCCGAAAGGAG GGGCTAAGAAGGGCGGCCATAAGGGACGCATGCGGACATACACCAGCCCTGAGGAGATCGACGCCCAGatgaaagaggagaaggagaggaaggag acggagacggagagcggGGGGGCGTGCGCCCAGCCCGACGGCGTGGAGGAGCAGCTCCCGGGCTCCGGGTCCGAGGACAGCGACGATGACGAAGGCTCCCAG AAGAAGAGAGGCGGCGTGGAGGGGATGATCGAGATCGAGAACCCCAACAGGATCGTCCAGAAGTCCAAGAAGGTGACGCAGATAGAGATGGACGAGCCCAAGACCCTATCCAGGAGAgagag ggaggagctggagaagcagAAGGCCAAGGAGCGCTACATGAAGATGCACCTGGCGGGGAAGACGGACCAGGCCAAGGCGGACCTGGCCCGGCTCGCCATCGTCAGGAAGCAGCGGGAGGACGCCgccaagaagaaggaggaggagaagaagagggcgGCGGCTGGGAAGGCCGCCAAGTGA
- the smcr8a gene encoding LOW QUALITY PROTEIN: guanine nucleotide exchange protein smcr8a (The sequence of the model RefSeq protein was modified relative to this genomic sequence to represent the inferred CDS: inserted 2 bases in 1 codon), with the protein MIGSPDVVALTREDENGEANADPLALPDEFSVPLYPHANSNPWAKTSYAKFTKDFILISEFSEQVGPQPLLTIPDDPTVCGTFDLNYFSLRIMSVDYQASFVGHPPGSGYPRLSFVEDSRVVLGDSKEGAFAYVHHLTLYDLEARGFVRPFCMAYVSADERKIMMQFEELSQRFSQASECLKTGNRRAFAKELQRKLQDLEYTRLVLRKEEGLQREAAPPGIYSSQVVEKANELANVEKSIYEHRDLLRQISSYPGRPRRDPQAAPCPRCLTEGTRGYEDLLEKYATLDHALRPDGPXGPRGATGRGPGEGEGEEGVGRRPSYTPQLIKAKSPKCFDKRLKTLSELSESRFHAATLDLLRGTERLFSGDLCYQYSRRLDRALRRKQQATNFLFEEDPGEDMGGDGETARPACALSHAGDGPWPPRPPPIVLCPLALELDALRPPGPLDPAAGGGPLRPGRSRPESSPSDQTPETSEDTKCSFSSERSAEGPGGPPDRDRSAASARSDPADPDLLFDPDLTPERQSTSEGTETTGGEDEAENGGDRTPASPQGAPALRTDLEAALGQMDAACCMAQDAFLYEGSLGDAASDAGLDGPGPPTPPAGVVSREPLASPALQGAYAVGPPQAEPPAVGAGGGAADDGSDRTVSASAGSDRAGSPPCYGGGVTLRQRKRAGQGALRFVRQYPFALQALWCLLSGRTLVVLGSDEARVRRMVSALALFVPGPGPRGERVQAWLSCTPSLADLHRWKLIGLQR; encoded by the exons ATGATCGGCTCACCGGACGTGGTGGCTCTGACTAGAGAAGATGAGAATGGGGAAGCGAACGCCGACCCCCTGGCTCTGCCCGACGAGTTCTCCGTGCCTCTGTACCCCCACGCCAACTCCAACCCCTGGGCCAAGACCTCGTACGCTAAGTTCACCAAAGACTTCATCCTCATCTCGGAGTTCTCGGAGCAGGTCGGCCCGCAGCCTCTGCTCACCATCCCCGACGACCCCACGGTTTGTGGCACCTTCGACCTCAACTACTTCTCCCTGCGGATCATGTCGGTAGATTACCAGGCGTCGTTCGTGGGCCACCCGCCGGGGAGCGGCTACCCGCGACTCAGCTTCGTGGAGGACTCGCGGGTGGTGCTCGGGGACTCGAAGGAAGGGGCGTTCGCCTACGTCCACCACCTCACTCTGTACGACCTGGAGGCGCGGGGCTTCGTGCGGCCCTTCTGCATGGCCTACGTGTCCGCGGACGAGCGGAAGATCATGATGCAGTTCGAGGAGCTGAGCCAGCGCTTCTCGCAGGCGTCCGAGTGCCTGAAGACCGGCAACAGGAGAGCGTTCGCCAAGGAGCTGCAGAGGAAGCTGCAGGACCTGGA gTACACCCGCTTGGTGCTgcggaaggaggaggggctCCAGAGGGAGGCGGCCCCCCCCGGGATCTACTCCTCCCAggtggtggagaaggccaaCGAGCTGGCCAACGTGGAGAAGAGCATCTACGAGCACCGGGACCTGCTGCGGCAGATCAGCTCGTACCCGGGGCGTCCCCGCCGGGACCCCCAGGCCGCACCCTGCCCCCGCTGCCTCACCGAGGGGACGCGGGGCTACGAGGACCTGCTGGAGAAGTACGCCACGCTGGACCACGCCCTGCGGCCCGACGGCCC GGGGCCGCGGGGCGCAACGGGGAGGGGccccggggagggggagggggaggagggcgtggGGCGCCGGCCGTCCTACACCCCCCAGCTCATCAAGGCCAAGTCCCCCAAGTGCTTCGACAAGCGCCTGAAGACGCTGTCGGAGCTGAGCGAGAGCCGCTTCCACGCGGCCACGCTGGACCTGCTGCGCGGCACGGAGCGCCTCTTCAGCGGAGACCTCTGCTACCAGTACAGCCGGCGGCTGGACCGGGCGCTGCGCAGGAAGCAGCAGGCCACCAACTTCCTGTTTGAGGAGGACCCGGGGGAGGACATGGGGGGCGACGGGGAGACGGCGAGGCCGGCCTGCGCTCTGAGCCACGCCGGCGACGGGCCCTGGCCCCCGCGGCCCCCGCCCATCGTGCTGTGTCCTCTGGCGCTGGAGCTGGACGCCCTGCGGCCGCCGGGACCCCTGGACCCAGCAGCGGGGGGGGGCCCCCTGCGGCCGGGGCGGAGCCGCCCGGAGTCGTCCCCCTCGGACCAGACCCCGGAGACCTCGGAGGACACCAAGTGCAGCTTCAGCAGCGAGCGCAGCGCcgagggccccggggggcccccgGACCGGGACCGGAGCGCGGCCAGCGCCCGGTCCGACCCCGCCGACCCCGACCTGCTCTTTGACCCCGACCTGACCCCTGAGAGGCAGAGCACCAGCGAGGGCACGGAGACCACGGGCGGGGAGGACGAGGCGGAGAACGGGGGCGACCGGACCCCCGCGTCCCCGCAGGGGGCCCCCGCCCTGCGGACGGACCTGGAGGCGGCGCTGGGGCAGATGGACGCGGCGTGCTGCATGGCCCAGGACGCCTTCCTGTACGAGGGCTCCCTCGGGGACGCCGCGTCGGACGCCGGGCTGGACGGGCCCGGCCCACCGACGCCGCCAGCCGGCGTGGTCAGCCGGGAGCCCCTGGCCTCGCCCGCGCTGCAGGGGGCCTACGCCGTGGGCCCCCCCCAGGCAGAGCCCCCCGccgtgggggcggggggcggggccgcggaCGACGGCTCGGACCGCACGGTCAGCGCCTCGGCGGGGTCGGACCGGGCGGGGTCGCCGCCGTGCTACGGGGGGGGCGTGACCCTGCGGCAGAGGAAGAGGGCGGGGCAGGGCGCGCTGCGCTTCGTGCGGCAGTACCCCTTCGCGCTGCAGGCGCTGTGGTGCCTGCTGAGCGGCCGCACCCTGGTGGTGCTGGGCTCCGACGAGGCCCGCGTGCGGCGGATGGTGTCCGCCCTGGCCCTGTTCGTgccgggccccgggccccgcggGGAGAGGGTCCAGGCCTGGCTGTCCTGCACCCCCAGCCTCGCCGACCTGCACCGCTGGAAGCTCATCGGGCTGCAGAGGTAA
- the bud31 gene encoding protein BUD31 homolog, translating to MPKVKRSRKPPPDGWELIEPTLDELDQKMREAETEPHEGKRKVESLWPIFRLHHQRSRYIFDLFYKRKAISRELYEYCIKEGYADKNLIAKWKKQGYENLCCLRCIQTRDTNFGTNCICRVPKSKLEVGRIIECTHCGCRGCSG from the exons ATGCCCAAAGTAAAGAGAAGCAGGAAGCCGCCGCCGGACGGCTGGGAGCTCATCGAGCCGACCTTGGACGAGTTGGACCAGAAGATGAGAGAAG CTGAGACGGAGCCGCACGAGGGCAAGCGGAAGGTGGAGTCGCTGTGGCCGATCTTCCGGCTGCATCACCAGCGGAGCAGATACATCTTCGACCTCTTCTACAAGCGGAAGGCCATCAGCCGGG AGCTGTATGAGTACTGCATAAAGGAGGGCTATGCAGACAAGAATCTGATCGCCAAGTGGAAGAAACAGGGCTACGAGAACCTGTGCTGCCTGCGTTGCATCCAGACCAGAGACACAAACTTTGGAACCAACTGCATCTGTAGAGTCCCCAAGAGCAAGCTGGAAGTG GGGAGGATCATCGAGTGCACTCACTGCGGCTGCAGAGGCTGCTCCGGTTGA